The following nucleotide sequence is from Actinomycetota bacterium.
AGGCCAACCACCGACCGTGCAACTGTCCAGGCAAGGGCGTCGAAGGCGGATGGCACGCGACGTGGTGCGCAGCCAAGCAAGTGGAGATAGCGATCGGAGCCGCACCCACGGCGCAAGTCATCAACGACCTTGAGCGAGCGCGCCGGGCGTTCGGTGACTGCGCGATGGTGCGAGACCTGGAGGCGAAGGTCCGAACATGCACCTGCGACACCAAGGACGGGAAGCACGCCAACACGTGCGGGGTGCTGGGAAACATCGCCGACGCCATGTGTCCGCCGCTCGCGCCGAAGCAATGGGATCGGCTGATCGAAGATCGTGCGTTTGTGCCGAACGGTTGGGCCGCGATGGTCGCTGAGCACGCAGCACGGAAACCCGAGCCCGCATCCCTCGAATGGCTCGCCCGCGATCTGGGCCTCTCGCCGAACGCGCCCGACGAGACCATCAAGGCCACGGTCAAGAAGCGGCTCGCGGGGCAGTGGGAGGAGTTGGTCGAATGCACGCGCCGCAATGGCGAGTTGGTGGACCGCGCCGACGCTGCGCAACGAACGCGGGAGGAAGTGATCCAGGACTTGGCTGCAGAGCAGAAAGAGAACGACACCTTGCGCGGCATGGTGGCCGAGACGCAGATCGAGATCGCGAAGCTGCGGAGGGGAAAGCGATGAGCGGCGGATCCTACGACTACCTGTACAGCAAGATCCAAGACGCGGCCAACAGCGTCAACGAACGCGGCACCACCCGAGGGCCGCTCCGTGCTGCGTTCGCCGTCCATCTGCACTTGGTCGCAAAGGCCATGCAGCATGTCGAGTGGGTCGACTCGTGCGACAGCAGTCCCGGGGCAGAGGACGATGCGATCCGCGCATGCCTTGCGCCGGGTGCCGAATGTGACGCCGCGAGGGAAGCTCTTGAAGCGGCGATGGTTGCCGCGGGCAGGGTTTTGGAAAGGACGCGACCATGAACCCTCCCGCATCCCTCTCCGACGTAGCCTGGTGCGTCACCGCCGAGCATCGCGAAGGCGGCACCTGGTCGGCAATCGGCCGCACCGTCGAGGAAGCCTACGCTGCTATGCGTCGCCGGCAGGAAGCGTTTCCCGGGCAGTACCTGAAGATCCGCCCGCCTGCACAATGCGGAGTTGTCGAGAGCGGCGTGGGGTTGGTTTGGAGGGTGAGATGAAAGTGCGAGAACTGATCGAGGAACTCGGCAAGCACAATCCAGAAGCCGAGGTTATGCACTGCGACGAAGACGGGTGGTGCAGAGACATCGACAAGAGCCGAGTGACCGTCGTCGTGTACAACCAAGATTCCCCCGATGACGAGCCGCGCAGAGGGGCACCCAAGCACGTTGTTTTGGAGGGCAGATGATTCTATGCAAACAGTGCAAGTACTGGACAGCAACCCCACAGCTTCACGGGCTTGCGGGCTGGGGCTGGTGCAAGCGAACGCATGCGGAGAACAAGGAAGAGGACGGGCCCGTTGTGCAGTCGGATGCTGAGAGTATTGCTTTCGCAGATCCCGGGGATCGGTGCGACGATGAGTCGGTATTGCGATGCAAGCCGGACTTCGGCTGCGTGCAAGGTGAATCATGAGCAAGCCCCACCGATGCAAGTCCACGCCGAAGGGCCAACACCTCGCCGCGTTCCCGCCGAAGTGGGCGCGGTACTGCTGGCGCGAGAGCGTTCGATCGGAGTTCAGAACCGAGGTGCGCAGGAGGGTTTTCGAGATGTGCGATCGAACGCGCGTGGTCATCGACGCGGCATACGAGGGCATGGAGCGCGCTGAAACGCCGCAAGAGTTCATCGCTGCCCGTCGTCGATATTGGGAAGAGAAGGGTTGGGTCGAGCCCGGTTTCGATCCGAGTGGGTTGGTTGTGGAGGTGATGCATGTTGAGCGATGAAACGATCGAGGAAGCGAAGACCGAACTACCCGAGATGGTGAAGATGGTTCCGGCCGAAAGCACCATCTGGGTGCATGAGCCATGCAACGTGCTCCTGCAACACGCGCAGCACCGCGCCACCGATGCCGACTTGCGCGACGTGCTGAAGGCGCTCCCGCTCGAACGGCTGTCGGCGGTGTTGGAGCCGTGGTTGATCAAGCCGACAACGGTGCGCGCCATCGATTCGGACGAAGGCGTTGTGGTCCAAATCGCATCACAGGACCCCCGCGCGGCATTGCTGATCCAGGCGTCCAAGATCGGGGCCAAGATGGCAATGGCGATCTTCTTCGCCCAGATCCCGGCGACACCGAAGGAGCCGACCGATGGGCGCTGAATACGAATGCGAAACGTGCGGCGAGATGATCGACCAAAAGTGTCCAGAGGCGCACGACCCGACGGCGTGCCTGATGCGAGCGCAGACGCGGAACTCGCAGACGATCCCGATCGAGTTTCTCGCCGACCTGCCGGAGCGCATCGAAAGGATCGAGCGGCGGCAACTGTTGCTCGCGCAGATGCTTCGGCTTGAGACCGGGAACTATCGGATCACGCAAGCACTGAGCGACGAATGGGGAGACGACCTATGAGAGACCCCGATTGCAAGGCATGTGTCGCAACACCGCTGAGCCCCGGCGAGATGTCCTACCAGTGCCCGCAGTGCTGGGGCGGGCGACCGGCGATCGTGGCCGTGGTGGAGCGAATGGGGAAGATCGAGCGGCGGCAGCGGTTGCTGGCAAGAGCGGCCACGGTGGCGCTGAATTGGATTTGGAAGTTCAGACACGACGACTCGGCGAAGGATTTCGCGGAACTGATCGAGCGCCAGTGGGGCGAGGAGTTGAAGCCATGAGCGATCCCATCTTCGACCCGTTCGCGGGCATCCGTGCGGCGTTCCACCCCGAGACCGGCCGCATCGAGGCCAGCATTCCGATCAGCCACACGATCGCGCAACGGATGATCGCGCAAGGGGATGGGGACCTGATTCGATGGGACGATCCCCCGGCCGATCCCGTCGCCGATATTCGCGCGGCGCTTCGTCCGAGGATCGATCCCGGGATCCTGCTCAACCCCGCGCAGTGGCAGACCATGCGTGCGTTGGTCGCCCGGGACATCTACCTGCATCGCACCATGGGCGTGTGGTCGCCGTTCACCCGCGACATCGAGGCCGCAACGGCGGAGTGGTTGGAGTCATGAGCAACCCCATCGCAGACCTCATGACCGCAATGCTGCCGAACGAGAACTCGACGATCATCTTGAGCCTTACGTCGATGTTAGCGTTTGCCCCGCGTGAACCTTGCGAGCGCGACCGCTACCGGCTCAAGGTTCACTCGCTGTTTGCGGACGCGTTTGCGATTGCGACCGTTGACTGGCTCGACGAACCCGACTTTCGCATCATCGACGAATTCCGGCTCACCGAAGTCTCGATCATGCCGGAAGGGATCGGCGTGGGCGGACACGTGATCAAGGAGTCGGTTCGATGACCACCCGCACCGCACCCAAGGACGTTTGCGGCTGGCAGTACGCGCTGCCCGGCAGCCTCCGATGGCTGAACGGTCTCTCGCGCGAAATCGCCAAGACGATGAGGATCGATCGCGAGCGCGTCGCCATCGAGTCAGTCGGGCCCGGCACGGTGGAGATCCGAATCGTCGACGGCACAGCGCGCGAATGCATCACGTTTCTGGAACTGCTGAACGAAGACTTACCGCTGCCCATCGTCGCGACGGTGCGAGGGGATTGCGGCGCGGCGATTGAGGATAGGAGGGGAGAGTCATGAGCGGCGTTTTTGGCTATGACAATAAGGCGTGCCGAGCACGCACCGTTGGTGTGTGTTCTGCCTGCAAGGAGCCGATCGAAATTGGCGACACGATCTTTTTCGAGCAGAGCAACGGCAAATGGATTCGAGTTCACTTGCGATGCACAGCGGGCGATTCATCCTGTTACAAGACATGGGATGATCTGAGGTTGGGCTCATGACCCGCTGCATCCGCACCGCCGACGGGTGGATGGACCTGCCCGCCGACACCGCAACGACGACGGGGCTGCTGCTGCGTGACTGCGAACCCGGCAGCGTCCACACGTTCGTCCGTAGTCGGTTGATCGAGGCGCGGGTCATGCCGGTGGGGTTCGATCCTTGCCGCGACGACCCGCACGAAACCACGCCGACGCCGGGTGAGCCGGGCGATGGGATTCACGGGCAAGGTGGGAGATCATGATCGACAACGACGCGGAGACTGTGGTATCTACCCGAGTGCAAGACGACGAGACCCTCAGCTTCAAGCGCTTGACCTTCCCCGCGCCCACGAAACGGCGAAGGAAGTGGCTGCGCGAAGTGCGAGAGATGGCCGATCGCGTTGCGGCATCGGGCGCCCCTCCGAAGGTCATAGTGCCGTCCACGGATTGGGGGATCGTGCGGATATGAACCGCTGCCGAATCTGCGGGCGACACTTGACCAACCCCGAGAGCATCGCTCGGCACGTCGGTCCCGTGTGTGCGCCGAGATCCCGCCGCTTCCGCCTTCGCGCTCGCAGGCCGGGGAAGCGGAGTGGGCAGATGGAATTGTGGGAAGGGTTGACAGAATCAGGCGTGCCGGTCACATCCTGAAGGAGTTCTAGTGTGACATTTCAGAAAGACATCGAAGACGAATCGGAGACTGGTCACCATGAGTCAGCGGGCGGGACTCGCTGCGGAGGGTAGCATTATGATGAAACAGCCATTGCTTGTTGTTGTGGTGTCGACTTGTCCGGAGCATCGCGTGCGTACGGACCTGGGTTCGGTTCTGACCGGCAACGGGTTGTTCGCAACGCACGTCATCAACCCATCGGAATATCTGCGATATGACTATGCTCCAGTGAAACTCATCCTGATCGATCGAAGCGGATTGAATAGTGGGAAGTCGAGGGACATTGCGGCGCATGGGCAGAACATCGGCAAACCATCGGTGGAGGTCTATCGTCAGAAGGGTTCCGACCTGTCGGAGTTGGTCCGCGTTGTTGACGGGATACGCTCGGCGCTTCCTTCGTCGCGACCCGATCGCTCAATTCCTCCCCCGCCCGTGATGCCCCGGGTCACTCCGAAGGTTCCGACAAGTGCGGAGATCGATATGCAAGCAGAGATCGACATGTTGCGCGCAGCCAACGAACGCATGCGGGCGAGGTCGACGCAGCCGAAGCCAGAGCCTCCACCGGAACCCGCGATCGAAGTAGTCCAGACAAACGACGCTCTCGCGCTCGTTCACGTGCCGTTCGACGGCGGGCACCTGGAAGCCGTCCGCAAGCCAGACGGGACCATCTGGGCGGGCGTTCGTCGAGCCTGCGAAAACTTGGGCGTGAACGCAGACGGACAACGCGTGAAGCTGCAAAACGCGGCGTGGGCGTGTACAGAGATGATCTCTGTGCAGGATGCAAGTGGGCGAATTCAGCCAATGTTCATGCTTCGAGCCGACTGCGTGGCGAAGTGGGCAGCGGAGATCGATGCCAACCGGGTGCGTCCGGAGATTCGACCCAAGCTCGAACGGATGCAGGCAGAGGCACGCGATGTTCTTGCCGCGTGGTTCACCCCCGGGGCGGC
It contains:
- a CDS encoding phage antirepressor N-terminal domain-containing protein; the protein is MMKQPLLVVVVSTCPEHRVRTDLGSVLTGNGLFATHVINPSEYLRYDYAPVKLILIDRSGLNSGKSRDIAAHGQNIGKPSVEVYRQKGSDLSELVRVVDGIRSALPSSRPDRSIPPPPVMPRVTPKVPTSAEIDMQAEIDMLRAANERMRARSTQPKPEPPPEPAIEVVQTNDALALVHVPFDGGHLEAVRKPDGTIWAGVRRACENLGVNADGQRVKLQNAAWACTEMISVQDASGRIQPMFMLRADCVAKWAAEIDANRVRPEIRPKLERMQAEARDVLAAWFTPGAAHSAGVDVEAIGAALVATGQKLRAHDASLARMGEDVRVVMSLAGEAQREVKEKYADLDTKLRQIASTMHPRKKRAVYGQLGFPAVRQAIIDLRRGDLCQWAMEIVRRTGRDPNEWVEDRTLFTKIHGHVFTRCRQLAECAAGAMKLLTPENIETMAAMLPAAARHVGQNYGVELGDWKPPVGGRVVGIREAR